A window of Photobacterium sp. GJ3 contains these coding sequences:
- a CDS encoding IucA/IucC family siderophore biosynthesis protein, whose translation MMQQAIQQYWPKANRAIVAKMISEFAYEQAFRFEVTKSGYELKLDNDVHYQFRGKENIWGQVVIEPESVTRTPAIEPVLATQFMMDIQSLLNMPDEAMAEHFEDLNATLLGDCKLAAKKQRLTAKDLTQLSCELQQTYFDGHPKFAFNKGRRGWGTDDLDLYAPESQRAFQLGWVAVHHDILQQSTNETTRWEQLLESAMTDVELDKLARALDAFDVEPQDYTIIPVHPWQWSQKLSLLFMREMAEKSLLYLGVYGDHFLPQLSIRTLSNVSRPQGYDIKLPLTIMNTSCYRGIPGRYILAGPMASDWIDQIFQTDPLLSGKGAEVLQEPAAAYASQADYQRLAQAPYRYHELLGVIWRESLASKLKDNETAILMAALMESDGQGHPLIGEYIAASGLSTDAWLTRLFDAVVIPFYHLLTKYGVSLIAHGQNITIVMENHAPKRILLKDFQGDMRLVERELPEQASLHPAVKAATVRLPEELIIHDLQTGHFVTVLRFISPLLEKLGYPENHFYRLLGNRIQHHMEQHPELADRFERLDLFKPRILRLGLNLAKFRHSTDSSASRMLPDMDDMLDNPLVLAQEK comes from the coding sequence ATGATGCAACAGGCAATTCAACAATACTGGCCTAAGGCGAACCGCGCCATCGTCGCCAAAATGATCAGCGAGTTTGCTTATGAGCAGGCATTTCGTTTTGAGGTCACTAAATCGGGTTATGAGCTGAAGCTGGATAACGATGTTCATTATCAGTTTCGGGGGAAGGAAAACATTTGGGGGCAAGTGGTGATTGAACCTGAGTCCGTGACCCGAACGCCAGCCATTGAGCCCGTCCTGGCCACGCAGTTCATGATGGATATTCAATCCTTACTGAATATGCCGGATGAAGCGATGGCAGAGCATTTCGAAGATCTCAATGCGACCTTGCTGGGCGACTGTAAATTGGCCGCGAAAAAGCAGCGCCTGACCGCGAAGGATCTGACGCAGCTGAGCTGCGAATTACAACAAACCTATTTTGATGGACATCCGAAATTTGCATTTAACAAAGGACGCAGAGGTTGGGGGACGGACGATTTAGATTTGTATGCACCGGAATCTCAGCGAGCATTTCAACTGGGCTGGGTGGCAGTTCATCATGATATTCTGCAGCAGTCGACGAATGAAACCACGCGTTGGGAACAGCTGCTTGAATCTGCGATGACAGACGTTGAGCTAGACAAGCTGGCCCGGGCATTGGATGCATTTGACGTCGAACCGCAGGATTACACCATCATTCCAGTGCATCCCTGGCAGTGGTCTCAAAAGCTGTCGTTGCTGTTTATGCGGGAAATGGCAGAGAAAAGCCTGCTGTATCTGGGTGTATACGGCGACCATTTCCTGCCACAGCTTTCGATCCGAACGCTGAGCAATGTGTCGCGGCCGCAGGGCTACGACATCAAGCTGCCGCTGACCATTATGAACACCTCCTGTTATCGGGGAATTCCAGGGCGCTACATTCTGGCAGGTCCGATGGCATCAGACTGGATTGATCAGATTTTTCAAACGGATCCGCTGCTGAGCGGAAAAGGTGCTGAAGTCTTGCAGGAGCCAGCCGCAGCTTATGCATCACAAGCTGATTATCAGCGTCTGGCACAAGCGCCGTATCGTTATCATGAGCTGTTGGGTGTGATCTGGCGGGAATCGCTGGCATCGAAACTGAAAGACAATGAAACCGCCATCCTGATGGCAGCGCTGATGGAATCTGACGGCCAGGGACATCCCCTGATTGGCGAGTACATTGCCGCGTCTGGACTCTCGACGGATGCATGGCTGACCCGGTTATTTGATGCTGTGGTGATTCCGTTCTACCACTTACTGACCAAGTACGGTGTGTCCCTCATTGCGCACGGTCAGAACATCACCATCGTGATGGAGAATCATGCGCCGAAACGTATTTTACTGAAAGACTTTCAGGGAGATATGCGTTTGGTTGAGCGTGAATTGCCGGAGCAAGCTTCGCTGCATCCAGCGGTGAAAGCAGCCACAGTTCGTCTGCCGGAAGAACTGATTATTCATGATTTACAGACCGGACATTTTGTGACGGTGCTGCGCTTCATCTCACCACTTCTGGAAAAGCTGGGGTATCCGGAAAACCACTTTTACCGATTACTGGGCAACCGGATTCAGCATCACATGGAACAACATCCTGAACTTGCTGACAGGTTTGAGCGTTTGGATTTGTTTAAGCCGCGGATTTTGCGCCTTGGCTTAAATCTGGCGAAGTTCCGCCACAGTACAGACAGCAGTGCATCCCGGATGTTACCGGATATGGATGACATGCTCGACAACCCGCTCGTTTTGGCTCAAGAAAAATAA
- a CDS encoding lysine N(6)-hydroxylase/L-ornithine N(5)-oxygenase family protein: MEKNNHKECLDLAGVGVGPFNLSVAALLDTKTELNSCFFEGRESFSWHPGLLLDNTNMQTMFLKDLVTAVDPQNPYSFLSYLVDQKKFYRFLSAELGCISRHEFSDYLAWTAHQLSNVQFATRVEQIEYTGDAFEIQTNQGSYLAKNLCIGTGKVPSIPECAKPHISDKVFHAAEMGLRDRDFTGKRVMVVGGGQSGADIFLNLLNGKWGKVKSLDWLSRRANFQPLDEAAFTNEFFTPEYVETFLGLEPTVKQAEIDAQKLTSDGITQAALLSIYRELYHRFDVLKEEKWVRLLPHRSMSSLEDRAGSYTVQALNALSQQAEMHEADIIILATGFSAPYPQCLKSILPLLDLDEKGRYGMTGNFELKWKGSAKNKIFAVNAGMHSHGIAEPQLSLMAWRSATIINQLCQKPVFDLESDKGMIEWVTESLVTEYAKAS, from the coding sequence ATGGAAAAGAACAACCACAAAGAATGTCTGGATTTGGCTGGTGTTGGCGTTGGCCCGTTTAATTTGAGTGTTGCGGCCCTTCTGGACACGAAAACCGAACTGAATAGTTGCTTTTTTGAAGGCCGGGAATCTTTCTCTTGGCATCCGGGGTTATTGTTAGATAACACCAACATGCAAACCATGTTTCTGAAAGATCTGGTGACGGCCGTTGATCCGCAAAACCCGTATTCTTTCCTTTCATATCTGGTTGATCAGAAGAAATTCTATCGATTCTTATCTGCAGAGCTGGGCTGTATCAGCCGTCATGAGTTCTCTGATTACTTAGCCTGGACGGCGCACCAGCTCTCTAATGTGCAGTTTGCCACGCGTGTTGAGCAGATTGAATATACAGGCGATGCCTTTGAAATACAGACCAACCAAGGATCTTATCTGGCGAAAAACCTGTGTATCGGAACTGGCAAGGTGCCTTCCATTCCTGAATGTGCGAAACCACATATCAGTGACAAAGTATTCCACGCGGCCGAAATGGGGTTGCGCGACCGTGACTTCACCGGGAAGCGCGTCATGGTTGTTGGCGGTGGACAAAGTGGTGCCGATATTTTCCTGAATTTGCTGAACGGGAAATGGGGCAAGGTGAAAAGTCTGGACTGGTTGTCCCGTCGTGCCAATTTCCAGCCACTGGATGAGGCTGCCTTCACCAATGAGTTTTTCACGCCTGAATATGTGGAAACCTTCCTGGGGCTGGAGCCCACGGTCAAACAAGCCGAAATTGATGCTCAGAAATTGACATCAGATGGGATCACTCAGGCCGCACTCCTGAGTATTTATCGCGAGCTTTACCACAGATTCGATGTTCTGAAAGAAGAGAAGTGGGTGCGGTTGTTACCCCACCGGAGCATGAGTTCTCTGGAAGATCGGGCTGGCAGTTATACCGTTCAGGCATTGAATGCGCTGAGTCAGCAAGCTGAAATGCATGAAGCCGATATTATCATTCTCGCTACGGGTTTCAGTGCGCCTTATCCGCAATGTCTTAAATCGATTTTGCCTTTGCTGGACTTGGATGAGAAAGGCCGTTATGGCATGACAGGAAACTTTGAACTGAAGTGGAAAGGCAGTGCGAAAAATAAAATTTTTGCTGTGAATGCTGGCATGCACAGTCATGGGATTGCAGAACCGCAACTGAGCCTGATGGCTTGGCGAAGTGCAACAATTATCAATCAGTTATGTCAAAAACCTGTGTTTGATCTTGAAAGTGATAAAGGGATGATTGAGTGGGTGACAGAAAGTTTGGTGACTGAGTACGCGAAAGCATCTTGA
- a CDS encoding glyceraldehyde-3-phosphate dehydrogenase produces the protein MSPEKYLLDWQTSQTNAESISPILGQLYRQKGVEVLLFGRQVVNASVIELIKAHRIGKRYTETEISPSLTLPIIEKLNQLDLSPCRIDVGQLASTYWKDHQDDSALDDFLQTALADSLSSTDSLQTRDVVLYGFGRIGRLLARLLIEKSGAGYPLRLRAIVVRGGKHGDLEKRASLLRRDSVHGQFNGSITVDEERKAIIVNGNYIQVIYANSPAEVDYTTYGIHNALIVDNTGIWRDADGLSQHLKCPGAAKVLLTAPGKGDIKNVVFGVNETDILSEDTIISAASCTTNAITPVLKAVNDKYGVLNGHIETVHSYTNDQNLIDNFHSGERRGRSASLNMVLTSTGAAKAVAKALPELAGKLTGNAIRVPTPNVSMAVANLNLNSDVSAEELNTYLRNIALNSALSGQIDYTQSTEIVSSDIVGSRHAGVVDGAATIAQDKRCVLYIWYDNEFGYSCQVVHCMEQMMGVRYQTFPALK, from the coding sequence ATGAGTCCGGAAAAATACCTCCTCGACTGGCAAACCAGTCAAACCAATGCTGAATCCATCTCACCAATTCTTGGCCAGCTATATCGACAAAAAGGCGTCGAAGTGCTGTTGTTCGGTCGTCAGGTTGTCAATGCATCTGTCATTGAACTGATTAAAGCCCACCGCATCGGCAAACGTTACACAGAAACAGAAATTTCCCCTTCTCTGACCCTGCCGATTATCGAAAAGCTGAACCAGCTGGACCTGTCCCCCTGCCGGATTGATGTGGGCCAACTGGCAAGCACTTACTGGAAAGATCATCAGGATGACAGTGCGCTGGATGATTTCCTGCAAACCGCACTGGCTGACTCACTGAGCAGCACTGATTCTCTGCAGACGCGCGATGTTGTTCTGTACGGTTTTGGCCGGATCGGCCGTCTGCTGGCCCGTCTGCTGATTGAAAAAAGCGGTGCAGGTTATCCGCTGCGTCTGCGTGCCATTGTGGTTCGTGGCGGTAAACACGGCGATTTAGAAAAACGTGCCAGCCTGCTGCGCCGCGATTCTGTGCACGGCCAGTTCAACGGCAGCATCACGGTTGATGAAGAGCGCAAGGCGATCATTGTCAACGGTAACTACATTCAAGTGATCTACGCGAACAGCCCGGCAGAAGTGGATTACACCACTTACGGTATTCACAATGCACTGATTGTTGATAACACAGGAATCTGGCGTGACGCCGATGGCCTGAGCCAGCACCTGAAATGTCCGGGCGCTGCAAAAGTGCTGCTGACCGCACCAGGCAAAGGCGACATTAAAAACGTGGTCTTCGGTGTGAATGAAACCGATATCCTGAGCGAAGATACAATTATCTCTGCCGCCAGCTGTACCACCAACGCGATTACACCAGTCCTGAAAGCTGTCAATGACAAATACGGTGTTCTGAACGGCCATATCGAAACCGTTCACTCTTACACCAACGACCAGAACCTGATCGACAATTTCCATTCAGGCGAACGCCGTGGCCGCTCTGCCTCACTGAACATGGTTCTGACTTCAACCGGTGCAGCGAAAGCTGTGGCGAAAGCTCTGCCAGAACTGGCGGGTAAACTGACGGGCAACGCAATTCGTGTTCCGACACCGAATGTGTCGATGGCTGTGGCGAACCTGAACCTGAATTCAGATGTGTCTGCAGAAGAACTGAATACCTACCTGCGCAACATTGCGCTGAATTCAGCGCTGTCTGGCCAGATTGATTACACGCAATCAACTGAGATTGTCTCCAGTGACATCGTTGGCTCTCGTCATGCGGGTGTTGTCGATGGTGCCGCGACCATTGCTCAGGACAAACGTTGCGTACTGTATATCTGGTACGACAATGAATTCGGCTACAGCTGCCAGGTTGTTCACTGTATGGAACAAATGATGGGTGTGCGTTATCAGACCTTCCCGGCATTGAAGTAA